A stretch of the Papaver somniferum cultivar HN1 chromosome 6, ASM357369v1, whole genome shotgun sequence genome encodes the following:
- the LOC113287094 gene encoding HMG1/2-like protein, translating to MKEAKSKTSTTNKSDVKLAVKRKAPASERAGKKPAKKEKPAKDPNKPKKPASAFFVFMEEFRQTFKKEHPNNKSITAVGKAGGDKWKSLSDAEKAPYVAKAEKRKTEYDIVMKAYNKKQAEEAAEAEDESDKPKSEVDDEQDESGGDE from the exons ATGAAAGAAGCTAAATCAAAGACAAGTACCACCAACAAGTCTGATGTCAA GTTAGCAGTGAAGAGAAAAGCACCTGCAAGTGAAAGAGCTGGAAAGAAACCAGCAAAGAAGGAAAAGCCAGCTAAAGATCCAAACAAGCCTAAGAAGCCTGCTAGTGCCTTCTTCGTTTTCAT ggAGGAATTTAGGCAAACATTCAAGAAGGAACATCCTAACAACAAATCAATCACTGCT GTTGGAAAAGCCGGAGGAGATAAGTGGAAATCTCTGTCTGATGCT gagaAAGCTCCTTATGTAGCTAAAGCTGAAAAGAGGAAGACCGAGTATGATATAGTCATGAAAGCCTACAACAAGAAACAG GCCGAAGAAGCAGCAGAGGCTGAAGATGAATCCGACAAACCAAAATCAGAAGTGGATGATGAACAAGATGAGAGTGGTGGAGACGAG taa